AAACGACATCTAGCTCTCTCCAGCCTTCCCGGGATCCAAACCTGTGATCGTAAGGAGGGTGGAGAAGTGTCACTGTTTGGGCACAGCTGAGGCGGGGTCAGCATCATCGCTGTCCGTGACAGGGAGCGGGGCCTCCTGCCACTTCATCTCTCCCCTGCAGCCGCGGGAGCCTTCTAGTACTTCTTGAAGGGTCCCTGCACTATCCTTCCTCTTACTGGTAGTTTCCTGTGCATGGATTCCTTTTCTCCCGCCTTCCTCTTTGCCCGGCCTACTTGTTGTTCAGGGGCTCCTGCCAGACTGTCCAGCCTCGAACCAGACCCCCTTCCTGTGGCTGATGCCATCTGTAATCTCGTACGGCATCTCTCCTGCTTCCCCACCGCTACATAATTACTCCTACTGCCGTGTGTGTCTCTCTTACAAGACTGTCAACTCCAGGGCAGCCGGGGATGCCTGGCTCTCCACAGAGCCCGGGGCACCCGGCACTGCTGTCTTAGGGTGGATGCTCCGTGATTAACATCCGGGCAGTAAAGGAGCTCATGAGCCTGGGAGGGGGGGTGTCAAGGGACCCACAGGCTAGTCCACTTCTCGCCTTCCCACCCTTTTCTTGGGTTTCTCATCCTTCGCTTCAAGTTTTCTTCAGTCTGTCCCTTCATGCTTGGTGCATCTGAGTGGCAGGAGGCCTGAGCACAAACATCTTTCAGTTCCTGGTATTGAAAGCAGACCTTCCTGACTTTGAGTTGATCCTGAGGGGCTGCGTTGATTCCCCCAGGGCCTGCTGAGAAGCCAGACACTCAGTGGGACTCAGAGGACACCCAAAATACCTTCCAGTGGGCCCGGAAGGCAGAATTTTCCTTTTGAAAGTTCTGGAGGGTTTAGATGTTTAGGGAATTTCAAAAACTAAGCTGTTTTAACAAATGgcagtgtatttaaaaataatgcctcCATCTGTTTTAGTCATTTAGAGGCAGCTTTTACAACTGCTCCCTGCAGTTTGGGGGATGCATGTGAAATGATTTGGGAATGAGAGCATTAAAATACTTCAAGATATTAGCAATTCTTCAATATGCTCTCTACCAACAGATGTTTGGGGGAATGAATGTGAGCTGGTGCTATATTCTTGGATAAAATCTTCAGTCTTTCTACACATCTTGGGACCAGAACTGTTGAAATTTGGACGAAACAGACTCCTGTGATAATTAATaacttatatttatttgtttagcatGTTTCGGACCATAAGTCACTTCTCATATATTACCTCATAGATTCCTCACATTAATTTGCCagggacatttattttctttctaatctaGACAAAAGAAAGCCAAGGCTCAGAGATGTCTAGTGACCCGCTAAAGAGCACACAGTAAAGAAGGAGCTGCATTAGGGGTTGGAACCTGAAGCCAAATCCCGTGTTCTTCTACACTGTGAGGCTCCTTCTCCAAGAGCCTGTGACTCATTCGGGGTGTCAGTGTGTCAGAGGAAGAGTGCAGGCCTAGGATCAGACAGGCCTGCATGAAGATGCTGGCCGTGGGTGAAACACTTTACCGCTGCCTTCTTCGTGGATAGCATAGGTGTGATTAATTCTGTCTCCCACGGGCTCACGCAGTCACGATACAAGGTTTGTAAAGTGCCCCGCGCACTGTGGTAACTCAAGAGCCCGAGCTCCCTCATGTCCCATGCTGAGCGCAGGCAACTCCAGGCAAAAGCAGATCCTGAGTGTTTCACCTGCCCTGGGGGCCAGGTTGCAAAAGGAGGAGGGGGGCCACGTTGCAAGCCTGAATTCTGTGGCGCTGACCCCTTGGCCAGTTTTAAGAGAAGGCAGAGGAGATCATGTCCTCTGTGCTATGATTCTCAGGACCCAGAAGAAACTTCCACTGCTTTCCTTTGACATCGCCCCAATTCTGCATTCCTATGAGTGGACTCCAGGCCTCAGAAACTGGCCTCAGGCTAAATTTTGCGGTCTCCTTTCCCACATGAGCCCTACAGTCAAGGCTCAGCAGCTCTGCCACCATTCCTAGAAAATGCTGTGCCTTCCTCTAGATCTTTCCAGGCTCTTCTGTGGTCAGCACATCCTGTTTTCCACCTGGAAAATTACTCCATCCTTCAGGGCTCAGCAGAATGAGGCCTCTAAACCTTTCTCCGGCTCTAAAACAGAAAGCATCTCACGGCGGTGAAGAGACTTCTACTTAGCAATTTTTAGGCATTCCGACTTGTTTTCCATGCTTGTTAATTTTTCTAACACATCTTATTCCATTTCTACTGTGACTCGGTGCTTGATTGGGTATGGGATTTATGCTCTTAGTAGCTCTTAGTACGGCCTTAACACTTAGCTCAGCTCCTGGGTCAAAGAGGGCACCTGAGACCATGCTGAGTCCATTAAACCAGCAGTGGTGGAGAGCAGGGGATGCTGCTTTGGGCCCAGAGCACtgatttttcctgttttcataCAGACCTCCCAGTGGGAGCCCTCGCGCCATTGCTTCCCTTAATCAAAACTGGCCTAGCTATTCACAGGCTTTGATGCTTCCATATATATTCTAGAATAAGTTTacggattttaaaaaatattcctgatGGGAATTGGATTGTAGTTTCatgtaatttttcaaattatttcagaaaaatatctATGTTTTTAGGATGTTAGTTCTTATATCCATGGGTCAGTTTAACCCCATAACCAGGAACATAGtatttttgtctccttacgtcttctcatagaggttttttttttttttttttttttttgcggtatgcgggcctctcactgctgtggcctctcccgttgcggagcacaggctccggacgcacaggcctagcggccatggctcacgggcttagttgctccgcggcatgtgggatcttcccggaccagggcacgaacccgtgacccctgcatcggcaggcggattctcaaccactgcgccaccagggaagcccttctcataGAGTTTTGAACTTTTCTCCATAAAAGTTTTGCAAAGTTATTTTGAGGCGAGACCGTACGTAGATGGTTTCgtgttttctattttactttccaGTTGGTAGATAAGGGTGTAGTGGAAAAAGTTGGTTCTGCATTTGGCGAGCTTTCTTACCGCCTCTAATATTTTGTCTGTTGGTTCCATTGGATTTTCCATGAAGTTATCTCATTATCTGCAAATCATGGCAGGTTTATTTCTGTGCGCTTTGGAGCAAATACTCACCTGCTCTAACAAGGAGACCCATCACAAAAGTAGCTTAAATAACAAAtgcgtttcttttttttcctctttcccataATGTTTCCCCACGTGTGGAGTACAGGTATCTCGTGATCTCTCCGGGGCCGGCTTCCTTCTAAGTGTTTGTTTCTCTGTCATCCCAGGGCCTTGCTGTCATCTGCAGGGCTGAGCCTGGGCTGCCAGGAATTGCAGACTGCAGGGAGGGGACGAAGGAGAGGAGAGCCACCCCTGCTGACGTGGGGAAGGAAGGGCACATCTCCCGGCTCCGCCCTGCAGGGACCTCCTCTGGTTTTCACTGCAATGGCCCCAGCACCCAGGACAATGTCTGGTATTTAATAGGTGTCCAAAAACATATTTGTAGAAAGAAATTCTTGGAAGAACAAATAGCAGAGGTATCAAAAGTAATTTGTAGAGGTGTCTAGGTGAGACGAAATTTTCATAACAATTGCTAAGAAATTGTTCTCTCCCTTGATCCCTGGACATCCACCTTCAAGTTGGATGAGGCACCCTCAAAAGTCATAAGACCCTGGTTTCTTAAGGCTTCACCTCGAGAAGAAATCAAGATACTAACCAGTGCGGGTTCGTCTCGTGTTCCCTGGTCTCCTCTCTCTCCAGCTGCAAGTTTATTTGAAAATTCGAAACCCACAGAGCTTCTGAATGAACCACCCACCGGCCTCACCCAGGAAGCTCTCCCCACTTTCCAAGAATTAAATATTCATTAGGTTTATTTTAATCAGGAATACATACATGATTTAGCAAAGTGTAATTCTTCCCACTTAGAAATCCCTCCGTCTACTCCCCAAATGTTCCAACCACGTGAATCACAATAGAAAATAACACAGAAGACGCTGTACACACAGGAGTTCACCAGGTCCCCCTGCCTTACGGCGGGAGTCGGTGTCCCCAGAGTTACATTCATTTCCCATACATCGGCTGGCTCCATAGAAACAGCCTTTGGGGAATGTTGAGGAAACCACAGTGTCTTCTTGGATAAACACACTGGAATCTGATGATACAGAAAATCAGGTAAGCGCGTGTGCACACACCACCAGCGCAGTGACCTCAGATGGACAGAATGCATATATACTGGACAGACAAACCTTTCCTGTTGGCAGCGCCCCTCCTCCCCCCGAATCCCTTTGCAACCGGGAAAATGGGTCCCGGCGACATCTGCAACCCCCTTCCTAACAGGATCTGGAGATAAAGGCTTCTCCTGCTCTAGAACTTTGCTATGTTTTCTCTTTCGTCTCCTAAAATTATGTTTGACAGAATTAAGCCACTCCAATTCCCATCTTTTCTAGAGCTGAGCATTTTTATTCATGTGGCTGCCAGACTCTTTTTAGAATAAGATATTGGATGCATTATTCCTTTAGAAATTATCAGTTTCCCTTTTTCAAAAAATCCAACCATTCTCACTTATCCAGTCCAACCAGCCGTTCCACTGTTTAAAGATCCAGCTGAAACATGAGCTCCTGGGTCACCCTTACCTGACCCCACTCCCACCCAAAGCTGTGAGCCGATTTCTGCTTTACAGCCCCCTTTCACAATATTGGTTTATACACTTTTCTCCCTGTCtacactgctggggcctctctctctctatgtatgtatatatatatatatatatatatatatatatatatatatatatatatatatacacacacacacacacacacacacacatatacatatttttgacCTGACACCTTACACAGAACTGAACACAGGGCCGCTCTGGCAGTCACTGTCATGAATGAGTAATTGATGCATTAATATAGACAAGAATCTCAGCACCCCAGAGAAGCTCCTCCTGTGCTGTGAGCCGTGGTTGGCGACCTCATGAAATCTTGCATGGTGCCAGGCCTGCCCTCGTGCTTTCCCCGTCAgcagccaccccctcccccattacTCGTGGTCTCAGCGGAAGTAGGGAGGCCATCTGACTTCTACACACGTACCTTTGGAATGAGAAGCCCAAAGGGATCTCCCCATTCAGGGCTCATAAGGAAGGTTAGCATTTAGTGTCACTGATCTCCCTTAAAAAGAGAGGAACTGTATCCCGGAGGTCTCTTTACAGATTGGTTACAAAAGTTCAATGCAGGAGATCAATTTGCAAACCCAGACTTTCTGCCAGGCCACAGTTTCTGGTTCATCTTCTTCTCGGGCTTTTCTCATTTAGAAGTTTTCTTCAGGGACCTCAGAGTGAGCCCACCTGGGCGGTGTGTTGCAGAGCGGTCCTTGGTTGGGCACGTTTCTGTGAGACAGCGTCTTTGTCTTTCCCACAAATGCggcgtgcacgtgcacacacgcagGGCTCTTCGGAACCCTCGCCCGAACGCGCCAGGAGTCCGCATTTTGCAAAGTGCCCGATCAGATGCCAGGGAGGGGTTCCCTTTGTCATGACGCAGATGGAGAAGATGAGAGTTCAATTCTCCATGTGGCCTCTCTTGGTTTCTGGAAGATGTGGGTTTCCCCAGGGACCAGGAAACCATGCCTCTCTGCAAGATCCCAGGTGACAGTTTGAACCTCTGTTATTTTGGGCAAACGCCATGGTGTCTGTTCTCGGGCTAGTCTTCAAAGTACGGCGTCGACGAGAAGAAAGAGCTCTTTCTTTTGCTTCCACTGTACATCAAAGAGGCGCTTTTCTTCTTTCGATCGAAGGAGGTGCTGTCATCCCCAGTCAGGGACAGGTAGGAGGCGATGCTTTCCCGCAGGCCGTAGCTGAAAAGGGACTCATCCACACTGAGTGGATTCTCAGCCCCCTCCGGGTCATCTTGCCGTCTGCGAGTGGGAAGAAAGTGGACagagaaaggggcaaaagagAGGGACATAGCGGGATGGAGgacaaaagaatgagaaaaggaagaaaaacaaattaagagCCTGGTTAATATATATCTAACATTCTAATTCTGCTTCTTGCATTTGCGGCTGTGTGTTCTTGGAGaaatcactcaacctctctgaactgCCATTTCCTTgggtggctaaaacttccaactATAAATTTGAATGAATAGTTCTTCATGATATTTACATGAAGTTTTATTCATTTCCCAGGCAATTCTGATGActgattttctttgaatttgcCAGTGCGATGTCTGGATCAGTGTTTAATTAATAAGATAACCCCAACTACAGATAATCCCAACTACAGATACCCCTAAAAATGCAATAGCTGACAATCAAATAGAACAAAtaagggaagatttttttttttcccttaaaaaaatgaagttgccTTAGGATTGCTTGTATGTTTACCTTCATGATTAAGTTTACAGTAATATTACCTTTGTACAAGATTGATTTGTGTGTTATTCTCTAGGATACtaacaaatagaaaaaagcaaGATGGTATCATTCAGCTAGAAAATATTCAGCTAACATCAAAGGAGGGCTCAGTAACTGTTTGCACAACTGCGGGGCCTGAGGCCATGGTGGGGAGTGGCTAGGGTCATGCCACATGGGGCGTGAGGCCTGAGGCTGGGCCTGCCTCCCAGGGGACAGTGGGGTTCCTGGGACTCGGCATCTGCCCAGAGCGAGGGTTTAGCAGGGCCAGCAGTAACTGGCCACGGTGTTCACGTGCCAGGCTCACGTGCTGGTTTGGGGCTTACACGTTCGTTCatggaggacacacacacacacacacacactcacacacacgcagacacacacctGGATGCCCTCTTCCAGTCGAAGGTCTTCTGGCGCAAGGTGACAGGTGCGTCGGGGGCCCTCACTGCTGGGGCAGCCGTGGTCTGAGTGAGGCAGGGCGTGGTCAGCACACAGCAGAGGCCGTCGGCCACCTCTGAGGAGGGAAGCAGAGAACCAGTCAGCGACTGTGGGATGCTCTGGCCAGTGTGGAGTGCGGGGCCCTGGATATTCACAAGGGGGAATGGAGGCTGAGATCTGAGAGGGGCTGAGAGTCACGTGGCCAGCTGTTGAAGAAAGATTAACGTGTCCTGGGTACACACCGTGCTTAGCTTGACACAAGTAAAGAGAAGGGTTTAGGATCCAGAATCCACCAAACTTGGGTTTGAGTTTCAGCTCCGCCCAGATCGTGAATCACCCTGACCCTCTCTGAACGTGCTTCCTCAATTGTTGGATGAGGGGACTGAGCTATCAGGAGAGAACAGCTGGCAGAGCCCTCGCGTGAGGGCCCAGACTCAGTGGCTTCACACCAAGGTGCAGGGCCATCAGCTTCAGGTGAGCCTCCGGTGTGCATGGCGGTGGGGGAGATGTGTGCAATGTGGCTTCTCGCGCAGCACTCAGAAGGGGCTCAGTACAGCGTGGGTGGGGCTAATGCCTCTTTAGGAAGAAAGGGAGATCAAGGAAAcaaggaaagaagacagaaaggaagggagagagcgaggagggagggagggaggaaggaaggaaggaaagaaggaaggaaggaagggagggagatggagagagaaggagggaatgaggtagagagagggagggaggggtagaaGCAAAGACGgaacaaaaaggataaaagacacagaaataggaggagaaaaaagataaaaggcagatggagaaaatggacaaagagaaaaggaagaaacatctCTCTTCTCTACCCTAGATACAAAGaggataaaaattaaataaatccttTCCTTTTACCCCTCTGCTAGTAGGACATAGCTGAGTTTCCATGGTCCCCCGTCGTTCCAGGAGCTTTAAGATAGAGCCTCCATCTCTTCGAAGCCTTCCTGTAGCCCACATCATGAGAAAGACTCGAGCCTGCTGGGCTCAGATGTTCTTACAGACGGAGGAGATTCTGTGTGGCCCTATTGAGGCTGAAGAGCCCAGTGGGTCTCATGTCCTGGGGGAGATGAGGTGGCCAAGGATGTGAGCTGCCACTGGCCTCTCAGGACAATGCCACCCCAGCCCCGGACACATATATCACCAGGGTTTAGGAAGCTCATCGCCCCTAAGGCAGGCTTCACCTCCCAGATCATTGATGCAGCTTTTGGGGTGTCCTTGCCAAAGAACAAAAGGTAATGGTAGTTGAAGAAGCAAGCCCAGGCTGTCAGAGGGTGGCAGTCAATAATGCTTCGTCTCCATGTGACTTTCACCATGAACTCAACTGTCCACTCACACTGGCCCACACTGAGAAACGTGAGATTGGACCCTGAGGTTACAGGGAGCTTAACTGGATGTGAATCTGAAATAATTACCTGTCACGGGTTGGAAATTGAAACGCCCTCTCAGATTAGGAGgcaaaggagactgaggcagacacaaagacaaaagaaaccaGCAGCAGTAGATAGCACGGGCGGGGGAACGTCCTTCCTTGGCAAGGTTAACACTTAGGGTGATAAATACATTTTGGCAAAGAAGAAGAGGACTAACACTTCTGAGCACGTAGGCTGAGCCTGGTGCTGAGCGAGCTTGGCATGTGTCAGCTCAGGGAACCCCGAGCTACTCTGGGCCATCAGTACTGTTACACCCATTTGGggaatgaagaaaccaaggccccTGGGGTCAAGATCACAGCCAGTTCACAGGCATTATTTTTTTCGGTCCTAACAATAATCCTATGAGGcattttcatccccattttatagatgcagaaactgaggctctgagatattaaataattttcccaagcGCACAGGATAATAAATATAAGTAACTCATAAAACAAAGTTGTCTGTTCACGTCGCTTAGAGCACATCTTCTCTGATTCTGTGCCTTTAGGAAGAACCTGGTGGGACATAAATTGGCCACATTATTCCCTCCCTGAGGTCCTGAAGGCACCGGAAACCTTTCAGGCCTCCAGACCCTTTTCAGTCATTCGCAGAGGTGACTGCTAACTGCGACCCCTGTGCTGATGCGACGGCCAGGGGTGCATTTTTGGAAGGCGCTGCTTCTGTGCTGTCGTGAGATCCTCGGGCGTCTGCGGCCTGGAAGCCGTGTGGACCTCCTGGTCCATAAAAATCTTTGCTGGGCCAGCGTCCTTTTCATGTTTGCTTTCGCCTATGCAAAACTTATGGTCGCCACACCTCTCAAATGATTCTTATTAAAAGCCAAATACCACAACCAAATTTGACTCATGATCAGTAAAAGTTGACTGTTTCCAGGActcccttcctctttcatttttagctAAGCTGCTAGGTGTTTGGCTATCATGGGAGTAATATTTGTTATCATTTATTTTGCGCCCTCCATGTGCCAGGCTGTGATAAACATGTTACGTTCACCTTCGTGTTCAATAATCATGACCAGCTGCAGGGGGCGCTGCTCTCATCCACCTTCCATGAAAGGGGACCCGGGGCTCTGAGAGGTGAAGGTCTTCGCCCAGGGTCTCACGGAGCCCGTACCGGAGCCTGGGCCTGGGTCTCCATAGCGGCCATTCCTCCCTCCAGATCTGCACTTCTCCCAGGCCAAGTGTGATAACCCAGCCCCGTGGACTCCTCCTTTCACCTTGAAATGCCCTTCAAGGTCCCCCAACCTAAAGAACCCAGGGTGTGGGGTCAGACATCCTGAACCCGGAAAGGGGAAGATGCTTACAAAGTGAAAGCAGCTTCTGTCTTCCTCCCTTTCACAAGGCATGAGCAGGGAGGAGGGAACCCTCCTGGCCGGGGACCAGTGGCTCACGTAGCAGGAACCCACGTTTGCGTGGCCAGCGCTCTCATCAGCACTTTCCGTGCTCTAACTCAGTGAACCTCACGGCATCCGCGCGGTAGGAACAGTTAGCACCTGCATTACCTAGAGAAGTGTGGGCACAAAGGTGAACCGCCAGCCCAAGGTTGCCCAGATCCGGGACATGAACGCAAGAAGGTTCCAGAGCCAACTCTTAGAAATGCATCCACCTTTTTACTGTTTCTCCCTCTTCCATAGGATAAAACTCTAACTCCTGATCTGGCATTCAGGCCTTTCCCAATCTAACGCGAAGGTCCTCTTCCAACTCTGCACACTGTATCACGGCCTCCATCAAACCCCACTCGGCTTCCGCCATCCTGGGGGACGCGCCCCATCCTGGTCAGCATGGAACATTTGGACTTCTCTCCTGGGCCCAGGGAGGACATATGGATGAACGAAGTATAATCCCTGGTGTCTAAGGGCTTGTTGGGAAACACAGACTAATACACAGTTAACTAGGTCACTGGGCAGGAAGCCCAGAGTTCTAGGGAGAAAAACACCTGACGTGCTAGGAGAGCAGAGAAAACAGACCATTAGTTTTCTGACTCTTAGGGCTTCAACAAGGAAGTGGCTTCCTGTTGGCCTTGAAGGTTGACGAGGATTTTGACGCACAAGAAAGGGGAAACGAGTGGCATTTCAGAGCAAAGCCCCAGAGGCCCAAGCGTGCAACCCACTTAGGGAAGTGCGGACTGTCTGTGGTTGTGAATGTAGGGGCATCCTAATTCGTTTCACTTACAGGTAGAGACGGGGTGAAGTTGAGGTTGGCTGCATTTTACTTACTTAGGCAGCCTTCACATTCAGTCTATTTTAGCCTGAAATGTACAgtctgaattaaaaagaaaagagcatatGAAGAAGCCAGGATGGGCAAGAGACCAAAGTAAACCACCTGGCATGTCTTGGTGACCCGTGTGCAGCCTAGACTGAGTGCCCGGGGTAGGGGCAGTTAGCAAAGAGGGGCGTCATGTATCGGCCCCAGTGGAGTGTTTCTTACCAGAATAGTGGTTCACCAGGTCCTCCAGGCACTGGAAGGTGAGCCTTGGGGAAATGTAATACCAGTTGTTTGGCAGACGGAAGATGCGGTAGTGCTTCACCTGCCGGTGTCTAACCGAGAGCGAATAAAAACCTGCAGGAAGTGGAGGACAAGTCAGTGGCATTCCATGTGTCCCCAAGCCAGGGCCGCCAGCTAAGGAGCCCACCACCGCTGAGGCAGAGAGACCGTCTCAGCCTCGTGATATGATGGCGCTACCCAGACACACGCTTTTGGGTTTTGAGCAACGGCTGCTCAAACCCTGTCTGCTTGGTTGTAGCTCACTCTTTAGAGACCCCAGGAGCGTGGTATTTGAGCAGCCCAGTTGCATTAACCTTATTGCAATGCAGGTGTTCAAATGCAAGGGCTAAGTCTTTGCTTGGTAAGTTAACCATTCTGGGGGCTTCCACATCCTTTTGTGGGTCCTTAGACCAAATGAAATGACTAGAGTTGGGTTGCACCCTGTACATCCCGGATCTGCGGTCATTCTCGAGTCTTTCCCAAGTTCACGCTCCAAGATATTTGTGCTGTCCTTTTCCTCCGTCACACAGCTGAGGGGCCCTTACTGTTATGCCCCCTTTTCCTGGCCCCTTTTGCCTCTGACTTATGCTTGGTGTTCTCAGAAATTTAGGAACTGTGGCAGTTGAGACAGTTTTCTGAGTATTCCTAAGCGACATGAAATGTGTTTTGTCTCCTTCGGCACCATGAGAGTAATGACCCAAGATGGGTTAATCAGAGTAGAACTTCGGGTGAGCACCCGCCACTACCTCCCTTAGCCTTGATTTCCCCAAGTGGAAAGTGAGAGAACGGAGCGTAGGTCACGTTTAAGAGTCCCTCCTGCTCTGTCTTCTGAGGTTCGAGGAGTGAAAAGGCTGGCGAGGCAGTGAGACGGAGGGGCACTTGTACTTGCTGATTGTTTGCTGCATGTGCTGGGCTGGGGGTTGAGCTATTCCACAGCTCAGAAAGACTCTGGGAGGTATTGTTCTCAAATGCTGTATAGATGGAGAAACAGGCTGGGGCACCGCGTGAAAGAGCCCGAGGCGCGCAGCTTGCAAGCGGAAGCCCCGGGTGGGACCTTTGTCCTCCTAGAGCAGGCCTCCCTCCCAGCATTCTGCTGGGTATCCCAGGCCCGCCCTCTGAGTCAGTTCAGCATGGGTCTTCCGGTAATGTCAGCAGGGACTGGAAGTATGTTGAGTAGGTCAAGGGTAGCAGGTGGAAACTTATGAGAACTTTGCATACCCAAGGGAGCAGGGCCTGGGCCCCCCACCTGGGCCCCAGCTCGGCTGCAGCTCCGCCTGATTATTTTTAGATCAGCTCTGGCAGCTCGCATTGGGTCCGTCCCCCGCCAGCCCCCGGCCATGCCAGAGCCTGGGTCTCCTGCCCCAGGGGCCCCCGGGACCCGCACAGGAGGCTTTGCCTTTGCCTTGCTCCAGCTCTCACCCAGCATGTTCAGGTTTCTGAGAGAAAAGTTGTTCCTggattctttgaaaattttaatccACGTGTATATGGTCCCTTCTTCCCCAAAGGAAAGCTGATGCTCAGTTTGGTGGAGGGCTCCCTCCGGCACCAGCTAGCTCTGGTGCTTAATAAGTGCACGGGAAATAGTCTCCGATaccacattttctcttctttgataGCGAACGTACAAGAAGCAGGCTaagaacttgaaaatattttctatatttaagaaGTTGATATCAATTCTCAGTTAGCCCGAGTAAGCCCAGGCTATTAGTGTTTTGCTTCTGCGAGTTTAAGCGTGTATACGCCATTCCAGACACCTGCCAAGTATTTTCCTATTATTAATCCCACGTTATAAAGAAGGGAACTTAGACTTAGAGAGAAGAGGTGACTCCTTAGGAATTCACGCAGGCCAGACTAGAGTTCAGGACTCTTGCTTCGAACCATGAGAAAGCCCGGctatttctttttcactgaatTACTAAGTGCGTAGGAtgtatgaaaattaaaacagtgaAGGTCATGGTGAATCTGCTGGTCCTGATTCTCTCAGCTGCCTGATTTCATTGTAGGGCACAGCCAGGACTACGAATGAAGGTCTGCTGTGTAGTGAGAACACAGCGGGTCTGCCAGGACTGCTGTGGGTCAGAGCCTGCGCcagcgacccccccccccccc
This genomic window from Kogia breviceps isolate mKogBre1 chromosome 17, mKogBre1 haplotype 1, whole genome shotgun sequence contains:
- the SLA gene encoding src-like-adapter isoform X2; its protein translation is MNASWLFEGLGRDKAEELLQLPDTKIGSFMIRESETKRGFYSLSVRHRQVKHYRIFRLPNNWYYISPRLTFQCLEDLVNHYSEVADGLCCVLTTPCLTQTTAAPAVRAPDAPVTLRQKTFDWKRASRRQDDPEGAENPLSVDESLFSYGLRESIASYLSLTGDDSTSFDRKKKSASLMYSGSKRKSSFFSSTPYFED
- the SLA gene encoding src-like-adapter isoform X1, yielding MGNSMRSTPAPPERPLPSPEGLDSDFLAVLSDYPSPDISPPIFRRGEKLRVISDEGGWWKAISLSTGRESYIPGICVARVYHGWLFEGLGRDKAEELLQLPDTKIGSFMIRESETKRGFYSLSVRHRQVKHYRIFRLPNNWYYISPRLTFQCLEDLVNHYSEVADGLCCVLTTPCLTQTTAAPAVRAPDAPVTLRQKTFDWKRASRRQDDPEGAENPLSVDESLFSYGLRESIASYLSLTGDDSTSFDRKKKSASLMYSGSKRKSSFFSSTPYFED